The genomic interval TTACCGACGACATGTTGTTGGTCGATTACTTGCGCGACATCGCCGGGCTCACCGGCGTCAAGACAGGATGCGACGGCGGCGAGTGCGGTGCTTGCACCGTGCTGATCGACGGCGAAGCAACTCCGTCCTGCCTGGTGCTGGCGGTGCGCTGCGAGGGACGTCACGTCGAGACGGTCGAGGGCCTGGCGGCGAATGGGCGGCTGCACCGGCTGCAGCAGACATTTCACGAGCGGCTCGGCGCCCAATGCGGCTTTTGCACGCCCGGCATGATCATGGCGGCCGAAGGTCTGTTGCGCCGCAATCCGTCGCCGACCGACG from Rhodopseudomonas palustris carries:
- the hcrC gene encoding 4-hydroxybenzoyl-CoA reductase subunit gamma, translating into MDETMLRRRKRLLGLNVNGRWREDAVTDDMLLVDYLRDIAGLTGVKTGCDGGECGACTVLIDGEATPSCLVLAVRCEGRHVETVEGLAANGRLHRLQQTFHERLGAQCGFCTPGMIMAAEGLLRRNPSPTDEEIRTALSGNLCRCTGYAKIVESVQAAVEIAP